A region of the Apium graveolens cultivar Ventura chromosome 6, ASM990537v1, whole genome shotgun sequence genome:
GCAAGGGTTCTAATAGAATTGAAGTAACTGAATTGTATGTATATTTGTGAGTATATGTATACAGAGAATAAACTTGTGAAAGAAGAAAATGAAAATGATATATTTGATAAACTCAAAATGTAGAACTCATCAGTCTGTGATATTTATACAAAGTAGACAAGTCAAAAAAAATGTTGACTTATTTAAGTAACTAATTCTACTGAACTAATTCCATATGCTATTTTCTAAATTGGTCACCACTTGATTCTGTAGAACTTGTCGAATACTCTTCTTATACTGGATTTTAGTATCCATCATCAGCATGACACTATTGGCTTTTGCATCACCTGAAGACTCAGTCTTATTACTCCCCCCACAAGTTGGTATTACACAAGGATTGTGTAATCCTAACTTGGAACAAATAGACCAATGTGCAGAACTGCCAAGAGCTTTAGTGAAGTTATCAGCAAGCTATTTTTTAGTCAATATTTTGACTGGCAAAATGACCCCGGCTTGAACTTTTTCACGGATGAAATGACAATCCAGCTCAATGTATTTAGTACGAGCATGTTGAACTAGATTGGAAGATATGTCAATAGCAGCTtgattatcacagaaaataggaacaACTTAGTGACAAAAACTTATAAATCTGCAAGAAGATATTTAAGCCACATGATCTCAGTAGTTGTAATAGCAAGGGCACGATATTCTGCTTCTGCTGAACTTTATGAAACAACAGTTTGTTTCTTTGCCTGCCAAGAAATAAGAGCAGAACCCAGCTGGATACAATAGCCAGACACAGATCGACCAGTAAGAGTACATCCCCCCTAATCACTGTCACAAAACCCTTGCAAGTCCAAAGTATTAGTGGCAGGAAAAACAATCCCAGGCCTGCAGTACATTTGAGATATCGTAAAGTCCTGAATACACAAGCCAGATGCTTATCACGACATGCCTGCATAAATTGACTTAACAAATGCACTGGATAATTGATGTCTGGCCTAGTGAAAGTTAAATATAAGAGTTTTCCAACCAGACTCCTATAAAGAGAAGGATTCACAAGAAGATCACCAGATGTGGCATTGTCATAAAGTTTGGAATGCTGATCCAGCGGAATAGACAAAGGCTTGGAATCGAGAAGATTAGCTTGCTGCAACATATCAAGAATGGACTTCTTTTGACTAAGCATAACTCCTTTATCAGTCCGAGAAATCTCCAAACCCAAGTAGTATTTAGCCTCTCCTAGATCCTTAATACTAAACTTATCATTGAGAGCAGCCTTAAGAGAATGAATCATGGACAAATTATTACCAGTTACtagtatgtcatccacatacaccACAACCACAGTGAACATGGAATCAATCTTGTGTGTGAACAATGCATAATCTGTAAGTGATTGAGTAAAACCAAATGCAACCAGAAAATCGGATAGCTTCTCATTCCATTGCCGTGAAGCTTGTCTTAATCCATAAATGGATTTAATAAGTCGACAAACTAAACCAGCTGTTGTAGGAGAGAGCTTATAACCAAGAGGCAAATCCATGTAAACCTCTTCATAAAGGTCACCATGGAGAAATGCGTTATTAATATCCAACTGAAAAATAGTCCAGTTTTTAGAAGATGTTAAAGCAATGACAGCCTTAACAGTAACACCCTTAGCAACAGGAACAAATGTATCATGAAAATCAACACCTTCCTCTTGTGTATAGCCTTTAGCTACCAAACGTGCCTTGTATCTGTCTATTTCTCCATTGGCTAAAAATTTGATTTTATAAACCCATTTGCAACCTATTGTTTGCTTACCAGGTGACAAAGGTACGAGGGACCAGGTATGATTTGCTTCAAGTGCATCCAATTCTTTATTCATGGTGTCCACCCATTTAAGATCTAGAACTGCTTTAGCAAAAGTGGTAGGCTCCTTATAAAGATTTAGTTTTGCCATGAAAATACAGTACTGAGATATATAAGCATGAGATGAAAGAAAAGAATCCATGGGATACTTAGTCAGCACAACATTGGATGTAGAAGCAGGATCAATATAAGCAGGCAGTACATAATCTTGCCACCAAGATGGACGTGTTCTGCACCTAGTAGATTGACGGACTGGAATAACAAAGGGATCAGAGGATATAGTAACTAAGGTATCACTATCAGGAGGAGAAAAATGACAATCTGAATTAAAATTTGAAACAGAAAATTCAGCTGTAACATTAGAAGCTGCAGGAACACTGTCACTGAGAGTAGGATTACTATAAAAAAAGAATGCTGCTCTGTAGAACTTGTAACAGGCGGAATGTCAGGAGTAGAAGATGAATTCAACCAAGGTTGAATAAAGTGTGGATCTGCAGAATTAATTTCTGAAgactcattcaagaaagggaaatttGTCTCATGAAAGACAACATGTCTTGAGATAAAAATCTGCTTGGTCTCTAGATTGAGTAGTCTGTACCCTTTATGGCCAtatggatatcccacaaaaatacATCGAATTGCTCGTGGAGCAAATTTATCTTAATCATGAATAGACGCATAGCATAAACACCCAAAAACCTTGAAAACTGTATAATCAGGATGAGTTTTATAAAGACAATAAAAAGGTGTTTTATTTTAGAAAACAAGAGTTGACAATCTATTAATAATATGTGTTGCTGTAAGCAAACACTCCCCTCAATATCATATGGGAAAACCTGATTGAAAATGCAAAGATCTGGCCACAGAAAGAAGCTGTCTATGCTTCCGCTCAACCCTGCCATTCAGTGCAGGTGTACCAACATAAGAAGCCTGTTGAAGCACCCCTTTAGAACCCAAGAAAGTAGTAAAGAAGTGATTGAAAAATTCAGTACCATGATCACTGCGAAATTGTTTGATAGGTGTCGAAAACTTGGTCTGAACAAAGGAAAAAAAATCCACAAGTTGCTTAAAGACATGTTGTTTAGTAGGCAACAAGAACGTCCACACGGATCTCGAATGATCATCCACTATTATGAGAAAATACTTACAATCAGTAGTCGTTTCATAAGCATAGGGCCCCAAAGATCAACATGAATTAAGTCAAAACAATGTGTAGCATGACTGGTACTCAGAGAGAATGAAAGCTTAGTTTGTTTGGAAATGGGACATATAGGACAAGATTTATTGTTCTCATCAGAAATATGAAGAGAAATATCTGGAATATGATGTAAAACTGATGATGAGGCATGACCTAATCTCATATGCCAAATGGCACTAAGATGCTTATCAGTTTTAACAGCATTAAGAACTGATGAAGAATCTGAAGAACTCTCTAACTGATAGAGCCCATTGTGTAAATGACCAGTGGAAAGAAGATTGGACTTTGTTTTATCCCAAAATACACAAGTATCAAGTAGAAAATCAACACAACCCCCAGTAGTTAAAGTTCATTTAGGAACAGAGAAAGATTATAAGAAAAATCCGGGATAAGGAACACATCTGTAAGATGAACTTTGGATATAATATCAATACTACTAGTGTGAGTAACAAGAACATTGTTTATATTTGGTAGCACCACATGAATAGGAGAAATTAACTGAATAATATCCTTTAAGAAAGAACTAGAGCAACACATATGATTTGTTGCCCCCGTATCAATTAACCAAGTGAATTTAGAGATAGCAGCAGAAGCATGATTAGATCGAGCAGTAACCATACCTTCTATATGATCCTCTGAACTCTTAATGTCTCTAGGTGAACCAACAAACATACTCATCATCTGGCTGAGCTGATTAATTTGTTGTTGCATTTGAGAAGCAGAAGAAGAATCTACTTAAGGACTAGATCCAGCTGCAAACACTTGATTAACTTTTGGTAAATTCCTGAACTGATTATTTGGAACTTGAACTGTTTGATCAGAAATACTAGACTCAGGCTTTTCTTTCTTCATCTAGTTTGGAGGATATCCAATTAATTTGTAACAATTCTCCCTTGTGTGTCCATTGAAATTGCAAAATGAACATTTTAAAACTGATCTAGTTTGTCCTGCAGAAACAGGAGCACCTTGCCCCAAGGGTTTGGTATTAATGAACATCTTGTTGTTATAATTGCTAATTGGTGTTGCACCATTGACAGCTGAATTCAACAAAGCTAAATGAGCACTTGAAGTTGCATCAGAAACATTAGAGTGAAAATCTTGTCTAGATTTCTCATCTTGCTTAACAAAGGCATAAGCCTGAGATACAGAAGGTAACAGATTCATCAAAAGAATTTGTCCACGAACAGCAGAATTACTGTAATGTAAACTGAGCAAAAACTGTAGCAATTTCCTCTTCTGATCTCTTTCAATCTGAATCTTATGAGCACCACAAACACAGCTAACTGTAGGCTCTAAAACAACATATTCATCCCATAAACCTTTTAATCTATGAAAATAAACTTCAATAGATTTATTTCCTTGCTCAATCGTGTGAATATCCTTCATCActtgatagattctatgaccacTAATTCCTGAAAATCTCTCAGCAAGTTCGTTCCAGACCTCACTAGCTGTAGTGACATAATTCAAACCATCACTAATATCTTCAGCAACCGAATTCAAAATCCAAGTGATTACTAAATCATTCACTCGTTACCATTGAGGATAAAGATGTGAATCTAGTGCAGGCTTCTCAAAGCTGCCATTAACTATGCCATACTTATTGC
Encoded here:
- the LOC141665151 gene encoding uncharacterized protein LOC141665151, which codes for MVRNSFSDVLQGNHNNSSTSKTNEADLEANQTDEKSGETSHEKLLYNVNCVENNLHPLYLHNNDHPGLVLIAKKLVGPDNYAPWSRSMQIVLNARNKYGIVNGSFEKPALDSHLYPQCDGLNYVTTASEVWNELAERFSGISGHRIYQVMKDIHTIEQGNKSIEVYFHRLKGLWDEYVVLEPTVSCVCGAHKIQIERDQKRKLLQFLLSLHYSNSAVRGQILLMNLLPSVSQAYAFVKQDEKSRQDFHSNVSDATSSAHLALLNSAVNGATPISNYNNKMFINTKPLGQGAPVSAGQTRSVLKCSFCNFNGHTRENCYKLIGYPPN